The Oryzias melastigma strain HK-1 linkage group LG3, ASM292280v2, whole genome shotgun sequence genome contains a region encoding:
- the scamp2l gene encoding secretory carrier membrane protein 2, like codes for MSDFDSNPFADPVDVNPFQDDSVAQATSGTTESIGSYNPFSSTEMTKYSGTTIPVSAASSQPAVLQTSVEQSPQATAAAAQAKLEKQQEELERKAAELERKEQEMQNRNARNTGGAKENNWPPFPKFCPVNPCFYQDFEEEISEDYRQICKRMYYLWMYHSATLFLNVLACLAYFTADASYGVDFGLSILWFMLFTPVSFICWYRPVYKAFRSDSSFSFFFFFFVFFFQVVVYVIQTVGIPKWGNSGWISAISMIRTNLAVAVVMMVVAGFFTVNAILAIILLKMVHSKYRRTGASFTKAQQEFSQGVLTNRTFQGAAASAATSAAQGAFGRGQGN; via the exons ATGTCCGACTTCGACAGCAACCCTTTCGCCGACCCCGTGGACGTGAACCCCTTCCAG gatGATTCTGTCGCCCAGGCCACCAGTGGAACCACTGAGAGCATTGGGAGCTATAACCCATTCTCCTCCACTGAAATG ACAAAGTACTCTGGAACCACCATCCCTGTCTCTGCGGCGTCCTCCCAGCCCGCCGTTCTGCAGACTTCCGTAGAGCAGAGTCCACAA GCCACAGCAGCAGCGGCTCAGGCTAAACTGGagaagcagcaggaggagctggagaggaaAGCAGCCGAGCTGGAACGAAAGGAGCAGGAGATGCAGAACAGAAATGCCAGGAACACTGGAGGAG CTAAAGAAAACAACTGGCCGCCTTTCCCAAAGTTCTGCCCCGTGAACCCCTGCTTCTATCAGGATTTTGAGGAGGAGATTTCCGAGGACTATCGCCAAATTTGCAAGAGAATGTACTACCTTTGGATGT ACCACAGTGCCACTCTGTTCCTGAACGTGCTGGCCTGCCTAGCTTACTTCACAGCAGACGCCTCCTACGGTGTGGACTTTGGCCTGTCCATCCTTTGGTTCATGCTCTTCACCCCTGTGTCCTTCATCTGCTGGTACAGGCCAGTCTACAAGGCCTTCAG GTCTGACAGCTCCttcagcttctttttcttcttttttgtctttttcttccaAGTTGTAGTGTACGTTATCCAAACAGTTGGGATTCCCAAATGGGGAAACAG TGGCTGGATCTCTGCGATCAGCATGATCAGGACAAACCTGGCAGTCGCTGTGGTTATGATGGTGGTGGCCGGCTTTTTCACTGTAAACGCCATTCTGGCCATCATCCTGCTGAAAATG GTCCATAGTAAGTACAGGAGAACGGGTGCCAGCTTCACCAAAGCCCAGCAGGAGTTCTCCCAGGGAGTCCTGACCAACAGGACCTTCCAGGGCGCTGCAGCCAGTGCAGCCACCTCTGCTGCTCAGGGAGCCTTTGGCAGAGGTCAGGGAAACTAA